GACGTAGTTCTTCGCCCTGATCCTTATGGATCGGTGCACTATTATTTATGCGTAGAGGTAAACACAGTTTCATGCTAACGACCGGGTACATTCTTACGCTATAAACATAGAAGTGCTGGATTGGCAACCATTTAATAGAATCGATTGTTTACTCCTTGATGAATTACATACATTGTGGTTCAACATTCTGACTGATATCTTTTTGTTATTACAGAATAAAAGTGCTTCCCCTGTGAAAGGCCGGAAGAGGAAATTCGGTGTTGATGCAACCAAAGGTGAATCAGCAGGTGTTAATGCAAGTAACACCAGGGAGCACCTGCGTTCCTGCAGAAAAGGCAAGGGTCCAGGGAAACGTGCCAGGTTGGTAGACAAAGAAGGTGCTACTGGGTTGGGGAGAGTTCAAACACCAACCGGCTTATATAAAGATGAATGTGCTTTCTGCCAATCATTTAGAACCAGTGAGCCGGTATGTTGCATATCATTTACATACATCAAGTAAAAAATGATCTGCTGAAGTCTTATTATTTGTACTGGCACTAAAACATGTTCACTTTTCCTATGTCAGGTGCATGGTCCGCTCGTACAGTATCACAATGGAAGGATTGTGTCCGGTGACGAGGCCGACGCTACTAACGCCATATATGTCCACCACAAATGCATGGTTTGGTTAGTTTCTTTATACACCATGTTTAACTCTTCATATTTAATTTATTTAGAATCATCATACACAGTGTTCATCCATCCTTTTCATTCTTTACCCATGTTCCTGAAGGGCCCCAAAAGTGAAATCCAATGACGACGGTACTTTTGAGAACGTTGAGAGTGAAATCGTGCGTGGTTCAAGATGGGATTGCAGCAGATGCAATCTCCGGGGAGCAGCACTTGGTTGTTATCGCGCGGGGTGCCCCAATACTTATCATGTCCCATGTGCATTCATGATACCAGAATGCCGCTGGGATGTTGTAAGCTTTTGAGTATACCTTGTCCTTGATCCATTTATAAACACTGATGTTCTGACATGTCTAGTTTTGATTTTGAAGGAGAATCTCCATGTTTGGTGTCCCATGCATGCACCACCTGATGAGATGAGCTCACCAACAATTGAGACTGGCATTCTTTCCCCCGTCCCTCAAAAGTACGTGATCTTTCTTTCATGTAACTTGATTAATCCTTCATTTTCTAATCCAGTGTTCTATTCGGTCATTTCAGCCAAAGTCCAGCTAAAGAAATTTCCGCCGATTGCCAAATAGAAGATAACCAAATTAATCCATTGCTGGGCAATGAGATGAGCTCACCAATAATTGGAAGTGACATTCCTTCCGCTGTCCTTCAGAAGTATGTGATCTTTCTTCAACCTTCATGTTACTTGATTAATCCTTCATTTTATAATTCACTGTTGTATGTACTCATTCCAGCAATTGCCCAGCTAAAGAAATTTCCGTCGATTCCCAAATGGAAGATAAACAATTTAATCCACTCGTCACATCAAATTCTCCTTTGTCTGGACTAGTAGTGCCTGGGTATGCCATCTTTCTTCACCCGCCTTGGAGAGGGTTCCGTTCGTTTGGTTAATCATTAATATTTCATTTTCTGTTGTTGatttttttgtattttgtagtTCCAGCCAATATTTAATTAAAGAAGGAATATCTGCCCTTCATAGAGGGGAAGATCTACAAGTAGATCAGCTGAACACCTCAAGTTCTTCCTCGCCTCAGGGGTATGCGTGGCGGAGGTTACTGATCAGATGTTCAATCATCATTCATTAATATTCTTCTATAATTTGCTCTTTATTTCATCATTGCAGCCAATGTAAGGACAAAGAAGGAATTTCTACCAATTACCGGGCAGAAGACAAACTAGCAAACCAGTCTAGTACCCCTTTGGATCAGTGGGTTTTGCTCGGCATAGCTTTAAGTGCATCAGAAAAGGTAGCGTGTACTATACTAGCAAACAATACTCTCCTTTCAGAGCATTTGGATATATCTGAACAATACTAGCAAACATGTGAATGGACAAGTAATGCAGCAATCCAACTTTATGGTGAAATTTAAATTATATATAATTTGCCTGTTTTCGAATTAAGTTATGTTCCATACTAAGCTGTGATACAATTGTTTACGTTTGTCAAGCAGGATTCCTTGAAAGAATTTGCATCCTTGACCAGTTCAACCTTGGCTCAGGAATGGGACAAAACTGTGACTCATGTTATTGTGGGCAGAAACGCTGGTTTTCGATGTCCCAGATCATATGAGGTCCAGATGGCTATACTGTCTGGGAAATGGGTTGTCACAGACAGATGTTAGTATTAGTCCATCTTACATCTCCAGTGTTTGTACTATTGATGATAATTGTACTACTTCCAAGTTCATGTTACATTCTGCTTAATGTAACAAGCTGCTGGTCTATTGGCACTTCCATTTATCCGTGTGTCATCTAAGACTTATCCTAGCTCGGCAGAGAATATTATTATCCCCGCACTAAATCAGTTCATGTCATATTCCTGTCTTAGGGGTTGTGGATTTCTTGGTGGAAAGGATTTCAGGTCCAAATCCTTGCTTGGCAAAGCTGATTCCAAGCCCGGAAATTTCTTATGAGGTGAAATTCCGCGATGGTCCGCGCACATCAATTGATGGACCAGCAAAAGGAAGAGCTGGAGCTGCTGAAGGGGTATGTATACATGTCTAGCAATAATATATTCTCTACGAATTCTAAATAGTAAATAGAGAAAAACACATGTGATAAAAACTGATTGCAGTTTGTCTTATGCATAAGTTCAGGGAATTGGCCTACAGTTCTTTTGTGAAAAAGTTTCCTACTGCAAACAAGTTTAAAATTCTATTGAAATGTTCATACAGAGACTGTTTGATGTCAAAGGCTTAAAGTGCATCTTTAGAGAAATCTAGGTGTCGTGTGGTCAGGGTATTCCAAGTGTTTTTTTTACAAGTTGGGGTGCTAGACATATTTCCATATTTTGATCGCATCCACATTCAACAAAGCAATTATCTTTTGCAGCGGCATTTTACAATTCTCTTTCGAAGTGACATTTCCCGAAATGCGGTGTTTTGGAGTGCCATACACCGTAATGTGTTTATTTTATGATGCACTTCAATGGTCTAAAATGAGTGCATTTCAATTATTGTCTAATAAAAGCACTATTGGGAATGCCTTTCAACAGCCAAATGACGAGAAAATGATGTTTTGCAGGCACGAAAACTGCTTTCAGGACTGCATTTCTGCTTCAGCGCATACATGTACCCAGAAGACAGAAAGGACATCCAGAATCTCATAGCAGCTGGTGGAGGGCAACTACTTGAGGGAATCAGCCCAGACGGGTTACGTGAGTATCTGAAAAGAAATCCAGCAGAGGTGTACTTCATCTACCACGGCGGCCCTCCAAGGACGCCCACTTCGGATTTCGAACCTGAGTTTCAGGAGTGCAACAAGTACGTGGGATCGGGAGCGCGGATGATCAAACACCTGCAGCTGTTCGATGCTATCCTGTACTACGATGCACGGATGCTAGAACCGACTGGTGTCTTCACCAAGATATGTGAGTGAAGGGCGTGCTTCGGGTGATGGCTTTTTGCTCGCGTTACGACA
The window above is part of the Triticum aestivum cultivar Chinese Spring chromosome 2A, IWGSC CS RefSeq v2.1, whole genome shotgun sequence genome. Proteins encoded here:
- the LOC123184872 gene encoding protein BREAST CANCER SUSCEPTIBILITY 1 homolog isoform X2; translated protein: MWRWWLAMVSILWSWWSRVVSAVWQRRRLRWRHDEEMGTISAARTDMLFNVEIQPGYADPESLRHFWNKSASPVKGRKRKFGVDATKGESAGVNASNTREHLRSCRKGKGPGKRARLVDKEGATGLGRVQTPTGLYKDECAFCQSFRTSEPVHGPLVQYHNGRIVSGDEADATNAIYVHHKCMVWAPKVKSNDDGTFENVESEIVRGSRWDCSRCNLRGAALGCYRAGCPNTYHVPCAFMIPECRWDVENLHVWCPMHAPPDEMSSPTIETGILSPVPQNQSPAKEISADCQIEDNQINPLLGNEMSSPIIGSDIPSAVLQNNCPAKEISVDSQMEDKQFNPLVTSNSPLSGLVVPGSSQYLIKEGISALHRGEDLQVDQLNTSSSSSPQGQCKDKEGISTNYRAEDKLANQSSTPLDQWVLLGIALSASEKDSLKEFASLTSSTLAQEWDKTVTHVIVGRNAGFRCPRSYEVQMAILSGKWVVTDRWVVDFLVERISGPNPCLAKLIPSPEISYEVKFRDGPRTSIDGPAKGRAGAAEGARKLLSGLHFCFSAYMYPEDRKDIQNLIAAGGGQLLEGISPDGLREYLKRNPAEVYFIYHGGPPRTPTSDFEPEFQECNKYVGSGARMIKHLQLFDAILYYDARMLEPTGVFTKICE
- the LOC123184872 gene encoding protein BREAST CANCER SUSCEPTIBILITY 1 homolog isoform X1; protein product: MGKRGRPRRGSTGITSSPPPGFGPAAAAGARRSSARSAGTISAARTDMLFNVEIQPGYADPESLRHFWNKSASPVKGRKRKFGVDATKGESAGVNASNTREHLRSCRKGKGPGKRARLVDKEGATGLGRVQTPTGLYKDECAFCQSFRTSEPVHGPLVQYHNGRIVSGDEADATNAIYVHHKCMVWAPKVKSNDDGTFENVESEIVRGSRWDCSRCNLRGAALGCYRAGCPNTYHVPCAFMIPECRWDVENLHVWCPMHAPPDEMSSPTIETGILSPVPQNQSPAKEISADCQIEDNQINPLLGNEMSSPIIGSDIPSAVLQNNCPAKEISVDSQMEDKQFNPLVTSNSPLSGLVVPGSSQYLIKEGISALHRGEDLQVDQLNTSSSSSPQGQCKDKEGISTNYRAEDKLANQSSTPLDQWVLLGIALSASEKDSLKEFASLTSSTLAQEWDKTVTHVIVGRNAGFRCPRSYEVQMAILSGKWVVTDRWVVDFLVERISGPNPCLAKLIPSPEISYEVKFRDGPRTSIDGPAKGRAGAAEGARKLLSGLHFCFSAYMYPEDRKDIQNLIAAGGGQLLEGISPDGLREYLKRNPAEVYFIYHGGPPRTPTSDFEPEFQECNKYVGSGARMIKHLQLFDAILYYDARMLEPTGVFTKICE